From Rhodothermales bacterium, the proteins below share one genomic window:
- a CDS encoding efflux RND transporter permease subunit has translation MSLYSISIRRPVLALVMSIAIVLFGLLGFFDLGVREYPAVDPPVITVATNYRGANADVIESQITEPIEESVNGIAGIRTLTSVSREGRSTVTVEFDIDVDLERAANDVRDRVSRAIGNLPPDADPPIVTKADADAFPIIFLNVKSAERNLLEMTKIADDIFKERLQTIEGVSSIDIWGSKEYAMRLWLDPQKLAAYRLSPLDVRNAIARENVELPSGRIEGQNVELTVRTMGRLETPEAFNNLIIKETDGQVVRLMDIGRAELGPLNERTVLKRDGVPMVGVVLRPLPGANNIAIIDEFYRRVAQIEKELPADIQLAVGFDNTTYIRESVSEVQQTIFIALALVVLIIFMFLRDWRTTIIPAVVIPISLIGAFFIMYLLDFSINVLTMLGIVLAIGMVVDDAIVVLENIYTKIEGGMPPLEAGIEGTREIFVAVIATTLALVAVFLPILFLGGLTGRLFREFGMVIGGSVLISSFVALTLTPMLSSRLLKARAKHSWFYNKTEPFFEWMTRGYRGGLETFMAHRWLALPILAVSFALIPYFYNLLPSELAPLEDRNALRLIASAPEGATFEYMDDYVDQLTALLQENVPETDNIISVTSPGFGASSSVNSAFATITLVDADERTRSQQEIANWLTPRVSSLTGARTFISQPETIGARSLGLPVQFVIQAPSFEKLTEVLPKFMEEARVDPTFTFTDVDLKFNKPELRIDINRERARALGVSALDIAQTLQLAFSEQRLGYFIMDGKQYQVIGQVERQDRNETLDLRSLFVRNAAGEPVQLDNVVDVREESSPPALYRFNRFVSATVSASLAPGNTMGDGIEAMRAIGDRVLDPTFSTDLSGPSRDFVESSSSLLFVFMLALALIYLVLAAQFESFRDPFTIMLTVPLSLAGALFWLWYFNQTLNIFSEIGIIMLIGLVTKNGILIVEFANQRREQGRSILEAAKDAAAARFRPVLMTSISTILGILPIALALGAGAESRVPMGIAVIGGLVIGTFLTLFVIPAMYSFLASKTVTRHEDMKAMVDALRTQSRTTRAESHAENAPSVTP, from the coding sequence ATGAGCCTCTACTCCATCAGCATACGCCGGCCCGTCCTGGCGCTCGTCATGTCGATCGCCATCGTGCTTTTCGGCTTGCTGGGCTTCTTCGACCTCGGCGTCCGTGAGTACCCGGCGGTCGACCCGCCCGTCATCACGGTCGCCACCAACTACCGCGGCGCCAACGCCGACGTGATCGAGTCGCAGATCACCGAACCCATCGAGGAGTCGGTGAACGGCATCGCCGGCATCCGCACCCTCACCTCCGTCAGCCGCGAGGGCCGCAGCACGGTCACGGTCGAGTTCGACATCGACGTCGATCTCGAGCGCGCGGCGAACGACGTGCGCGACCGCGTCTCGCGCGCCATCGGCAACCTGCCGCCCGACGCCGACCCGCCCATCGTCACCAAGGCCGACGCCGACGCCTTCCCGATCATCTTCCTCAACGTGAAGAGCGCGGAGCGCAACCTCCTCGAGATGACCAAGATCGCGGACGACATCTTCAAGGAGCGGCTCCAGACGATCGAGGGCGTCAGTTCGATCGACATCTGGGGCTCGAAGGAGTATGCGATGCGGCTCTGGCTCGATCCGCAGAAGCTCGCGGCCTACCGGCTCTCCCCGCTGGACGTCCGCAACGCCATCGCGCGGGAAAACGTCGAGTTGCCGTCGGGGCGCATCGAGGGACAGAACGTGGAGTTGACCGTGCGGACGATGGGCCGGCTCGAGACACCCGAGGCGTTCAACAACCTCATCATCAAGGAGACGGACGGGCAGGTCGTGCGGCTGATGGACATCGGGCGGGCCGAGCTCGGGCCGCTCAACGAACGCACCGTCCTGAAACGCGACGGCGTCCCGATGGTGGGCGTGGTGCTGCGGCCGCTGCCCGGCGCCAACAACATCGCCATCATCGACGAATTCTACCGCCGCGTCGCGCAGATCGAAAAGGAGTTGCCGGCCGACATCCAGCTGGCGGTCGGGTTCGACAACACCACCTACATCCGCGAATCCGTCTCGGAGGTCCAGCAGACTATTTTCATCGCCCTCGCGCTCGTCGTCCTCATCATCTTCATGTTCCTGCGCGACTGGCGCACGACGATCATTCCGGCCGTCGTGATCCCGATTTCGCTGATCGGCGCCTTTTTCATCATGTACCTGCTCGACTTCTCGATCAACGTGTTGACGATGCTCGGCATCGTCCTCGCGATCGGGATGGTGGTGGATGACGCCATCGTGGTGCTGGAGAATATCTACACCAAGATCGAAGGCGGCATGCCGCCGCTGGAGGCCGGCATCGAAGGCACGCGCGAAATCTTCGTCGCCGTCATCGCGACCACCCTCGCGCTGGTGGCAGTGTTTCTGCCCATCCTGTTCCTGGGCGGCCTGACGGGCCGGCTCTTCCGGGAATTCGGGATGGTCATCGGCGGGTCGGTCCTCATCTCCTCCTTCGTCGCCCTGACGCTCACGCCCATGCTGAGCTCCCGGCTCCTGAAGGCACGCGCGAAACACTCCTGGTTCTACAACAAGACCGAGCCGTTTTTCGAGTGGATGACGCGGGGCTACCGCGGCGGCCTCGAAACGTTCATGGCCCATCGCTGGCTGGCCCTGCCGATCCTGGCCGTCAGCTTCGCGCTGATCCCGTATTTCTACAACCTGCTCCCCTCTGAACTCGCCCCGCTCGAAGACCGCAACGCGCTTCGCCTCATCGCGTCCGCCCCGGAAGGCGCCACCTTCGAGTACATGGATGACTACGTCGACCAGCTGACCGCCCTGTTGCAGGAGAACGTACCGGAGACCGACAACATCATCTCGGTGACCTCGCCGGGGTTCGGCGCCTCGTCGTCGGTCAACTCGGCGTTTGCCACGATCACCCTCGTCGACGCCGACGAGCGGACGCGCTCCCAGCAGGAGATCGCCAACTGGCTCACGCCCCGGGTCAGCAGCCTCACCGGGGCGCGGACCTTCATCTCGCAGCCCGAGACCATCGGCGCGCGCAGTCTCGGGTTGCCGGTCCAGTTCGTCATCCAGGCCCCCAGCTTTGAAAAGCTGACCGAGGTGCTCCCGAAGTTCATGGAGGAAGCGCGGGTGGACCCGACGTTCACCTTTACGGATGTCGACCTGAAGTTCAACAAGCCTGAACTGCGCATCGACATCAACCGGGAGCGCGCCCGTGCCCTGGGCGTGTCGGCGCTGGACATCGCACAGACGTTGCAGCTGGCGTTCAGCGAGCAGCGGCTGGGCTATTTCATCATGGACGGCAAGCAGTACCAGGTGATCGGGCAGGTGGAACGGCAGGACCGCAACGAGACGCTGGACCTGCGGTCGCTCTTCGTGCGCAACGCGGCCGGCGAGCCCGTCCAGCTGGATAACGTCGTCGACGTGCGCGAGGAGAGCAGCCCGCCGGCGCTGTACCGGTTCAACCGCTTCGTCTCCGCGACGGTATCCGCCAGCCTGGCGCCCGGCAACACCATGGGCGACGGCATCGAGGCCATGCGCGCGATCGGCGACCGCGTGCTGGATCCCACGTTTTCGACCGATCTGTCGGGCCCCTCGCGCGACTTCGTCGAGAGCTCGTCGAGCCTGCTCTTCGTGTTCATGCTGGCGCTCGCGCTGATCTACCTCGTGCTCGCCGCGCAGTTCGAGAGCTTCCGGGATCCGTTCACGATCATGCTGACGGTGCCGCTGTCCCTCGCCGGCGCGCTGTTCTGGCTCTGGTATTTCAACCAGACGCTCAACATCTTCAGCGAGATCGGCATCATCATGCTGATCGGCCTGGTGACCAAAAACGGCATCCTCATCGTCGAATTCGCCAACCAGCGTCGCGAGCAGGGCCGGAGTATCCTCGAAGCGGCGAAGGACGCCGCGGCGGCCCGGTTCCGCCCGGTGTTGATGACCAGTATCTCGACCATCCTCGGCATCCTCCCGATCGCCCTGGCGCTCGGCGCCGGCGCGGAGAGCCGCGTCCCGATGGGCATCGCCGTCATCGGCGGCCTCGTGATCGGCACCTTCCTGACCCTGTTCGTCATCCCGGCGATGTACTCGTTCCTGGCCAGCAAGACGGTGACGCGGCACGAGGACATGAAAGCGATGGTCGACGCCCTGAGAACCCAGTCGCGGACGACCCGCGCCGAGTCACACGCGGAAAACGCGCCCTCCGTTACCCCATGA
- a CDS encoding efflux RND transporter periplasmic adaptor subunit, with amino-acid sequence MNKTVRRLLLGLVFLIVILALAWPKLRPAPATTGGAPTPAAGSRALVVEGQVLAPNNLQDRIVTTGTIRANEEIELHSEVSGKITSIHFQEGRAVRRGDMLVKINDSELQAQLRKAEYRATLATEREVRQKQLYEKGGISLEEYEATLNELNVLRADVDLITAQIAKTEIRAPFDGIVGLRRVSEGSYIAPTTAITTLQDVDPVKIDFSIPERYAQRVAVGAEMFFHVEGIEEQLRGTVYALEPRIEASTRTLLLRASSPNPGRRLLPGAFADIDLIFEEIPDALTVPAIAVIPELGGKKVFVVQKGVAMSRVVETGIRTEDRVQLLSGVAAGDTVLVSGVQLLRPGLPVSVEIGAH; translated from the coding sequence ATGAACAAAACCGTCAGGCGCCTACTTCTCGGTCTGGTCTTTCTGATCGTCATTCTCGCGCTCGCCTGGCCCAAGCTGCGTCCGGCGCCGGCCACCACCGGAGGCGCGCCCACGCCGGCGGCCGGCAGCCGCGCCCTCGTCGTGGAGGGACAGGTTCTGGCCCCGAACAACCTCCAGGACCGCATCGTTACGACCGGCACCATCCGGGCGAATGAGGAGATCGAACTGCACAGCGAGGTGTCCGGCAAGATCACGAGCATCCACTTCCAGGAAGGACGCGCCGTCCGCCGGGGCGATATGCTCGTCAAGATCAACGACAGCGAACTGCAGGCGCAGCTCCGCAAGGCCGAATACCGGGCGACCCTCGCCACCGAGCGGGAGGTGCGCCAGAAACAGCTGTACGAAAAGGGCGGCATCAGCCTCGAAGAGTATGAGGCCACGCTGAACGAACTGAACGTCCTGCGGGCCGACGTGGACCTGATCACGGCCCAGATCGCGAAAACCGAAATCCGCGCGCCGTTTGACGGCATCGTCGGGTTGCGGCGCGTCAGCGAAGGGAGCTACATCGCCCCGACCACGGCCATCACCACGCTGCAGGATGTCGATCCGGTAAAGATCGACTTTTCGATCCCCGAGCGGTACGCGCAGCGCGTCGCGGTGGGCGCGGAGATGTTCTTCCACGTCGAGGGCATCGAAGAGCAGCTGCGCGGAACCGTCTATGCGCTGGAGCCCCGGATTGAAGCCAGCACCCGCACCCTGCTGCTCCGCGCGAGCAGCCCGAACCCGGGGCGCCGGCTCCTGCCGGGCGCCTTCGCCGACATCGATCTCATTTTCGAGGAGATCCCCGACGCGTTGACGGTGCCGGCGATCGCCGTCATCCCCGAGCTGGGAGGTAAAAAAGTCTTTGTGGTGCAGAAAGGCGTCGCCATGTCGCGCGTCGTCGAAACCGGCATCCGGACTGAAGACCGGGTCCAGCTCCTGAGCGGCGTGGCGGCCGGCGACACCGTGCTGGTCTCCGGCGTCCAGCTGCTGCGCCCCGGCCTGCCGGTGAGCGTTGAAATCGGAGCACATTGA
- a CDS encoding DUF2461 domain-containing protein, producing MFDTSLPPFPGFRKEAFDFFRELARNNERDWFKARKTVYEDEVVWPLQCLVAEAGREAASQGFRLTADPKKSIFRIYRDTRFSTNKDPYKTHAGAVLTRDGTVKSSGGVYIHIEPDRPMMAAGFWHPENTVVRAWRDRMAQAPDTFLAMIDQLKAGDLELESDEQLKRMPAGYEAYADDEIAPYLRFKSYTVSRPFKEKELQSPDFTRTAVQMIKDCYPLLAYGWEG from the coding sequence ATGTTCGATACCAGCCTCCCGCCGTTCCCCGGATTCCGCAAGGAAGCCTTCGATTTCTTCCGGGAACTGGCCCGCAACAACGAACGCGACTGGTTCAAGGCGCGCAAGACCGTCTACGAAGACGAGGTGGTCTGGCCGCTGCAGTGTTTGGTGGCGGAGGCCGGCCGGGAGGCTGCGTCGCAGGGGTTTCGCCTGACGGCCGACCCTAAAAAGTCCATCTTCAGGATCTATCGCGATACCCGGTTCTCCACGAACAAGGATCCGTACAAGACCCACGCCGGCGCCGTGCTCACCCGCGACGGCACGGTAAAAAGCTCGGGCGGCGTCTACATCCACATCGAGCCCGACCGCCCCATGATGGCCGCCGGGTTCTGGCATCCGGAAAACACCGTCGTCCGCGCCTGGCGCGACCGGATGGCCCAGGCGCCCGATACCTTCCTCGCGATGATCGATCAATTAAAGGCCGGCGACCTCGAACTGGAATCCGACGAGCAGCTCAAACGCATGCCGGCCGGTTACGAGGCGTACGCCGATGACGAGATCGCGCCGTACCTGCGGTTCAAGTCCTACACCGTGTCGCGCCCGTTCAAGGAAAAGGAACTGCAATCGCCGGATTTCACCCGCACCGCCGTGCAGATGATCAAGGACTGCTACCCCCTGCTCGCGTACGGATGGGAAGGCTGA
- a CDS encoding M20 family metallopeptidase, with translation MVHRFKSLSDEIFPEIVRLRRAIHRRPELAFEEVETSRLVVETLKPLGLDIQTGVAKTGVVATLTGGKPGPTIALRGDMDALPIHEENELPFKSEHPGKMHACGHDAHTSSLLGTAMVLSRMREELHGTVRFLFQPSEEKLPGGAKVMIEEGALGGAPNSPAPAAIYGQHVQPGMPVGKIGIRNGMYMASSDELYLTVRGTGGHAAAPHLQQSDAVLVASHIIVALQSVISRNCPPDSPSVLSIGRVIADGATNVIPVTARLEGTFRAMDEAWRFKAHDLIRRVATHTAQAFGAEVDVDIWVGYPALFNHDMPANLVREAAHEFVGPENTVELDLWFASEDFAWYLREIPGAFYRIGIHGPHMDAAHALHTPRFDIDEESLRLGPAFMAYLAWKAGANG, from the coding sequence ATGGTCCACCGCTTCAAATCCCTTTCCGACGAGATATTCCCTGAGATCGTGCGGCTGCGCCGCGCCATCCACCGCCGGCCTGAGCTGGCGTTCGAAGAGGTGGAGACGTCGCGCCTGGTCGTCGAGACGCTGAAGCCGCTCGGGCTCGATATCCAGACGGGGGTGGCGAAAACCGGCGTCGTGGCGACGCTGACGGGCGGCAAGCCGGGGCCTACGATCGCGCTGCGGGGCGACATGGACGCGCTGCCGATCCACGAGGAAAACGAACTGCCGTTCAAGTCGGAGCACCCGGGCAAGATGCACGCGTGCGGACACGACGCGCACACCTCGTCGCTGCTCGGGACGGCGATGGTGTTATCCCGCATGCGGGAGGAACTCCACGGGACGGTGCGTTTCCTTTTCCAGCCCAGCGAGGAAAAGCTGCCGGGTGGCGCGAAGGTGATGATCGAAGAAGGCGCGCTGGGCGGGGCGCCGAACAGCCCCGCGCCGGCGGCCATCTACGGGCAGCACGTCCAGCCCGGCATGCCTGTCGGCAAGATCGGGATCCGGAACGGCATGTACATGGCGTCGTCGGACGAGCTGTACCTGACCGTCAGGGGCACCGGGGGCCACGCGGCCGCACCGCATCTGCAGCAGAGCGACGCCGTGCTCGTCGCGTCCCACATCATCGTGGCGCTGCAGAGCGTCATCAGCCGCAACTGCCCGCCGGACAGCCCGAGCGTGCTCTCGATCGGCCGTGTCATCGCCGACGGCGCAACCAACGTCATCCCGGTGACGGCGCGACTCGAAGGCACCTTCCGGGCGATGGATGAAGCCTGGCGGTTCAAGGCCCACGACCTCATCCGGCGCGTGGCGACGCATACCGCGCAGGCGTTCGGCGCGGAGGTCGACGTCGACATCTGGGTCGGCTATCCGGCGCTCTTCAATCACGACATGCCGGCCAACCTCGTCCGCGAGGCCGCGCACGAGTTCGTCGGCCCCGAAAACACCGTCGAGCTCGACCTCTGGTTCGCGAGTGAAGACTTTGCCTGGTACCTGCGCGAGATCCCCGGCGCCTTTTACCGGATCGGCATCCACGGTCCGCACATGGACGCCGCGCACGCGCTGCACACGCCCCGTTTCGACATCGACGAGGAGTCGCTCCGCCTCGGGCCGGCCTTTATGGCCTATCTGGCCTGGAAAGCCGGCGCGAACGGGTAA
- a CDS encoding DUF58 domain-containing protein encodes MATQDTARRYLDPITISRLKNMELRARMIVEGFMTGLHKSPYHGFSVEFAEHRPYNPGDELRHVDWKVFAKTDRHYLKQYEEETNLRHYIVLDTSSSMRYKHAGKLSKLEYGSYLAAGLHYLMVKQRDATGLIAFDEHVHTLLRPKATQAYLRQLLARLEHMNDASVTEKRTSAATVLNEVAERISRRSLVMLITDLFENVAAHDDLLKALRHLRYRGHEVLVFHVLESETERKFRFPDVPMVFKDMETGEEITLQPAQLRQNYEEAVRLFSETFRKQCLGYNIDFIELDTAESYDTALMAYINKRKKLL; translated from the coding sequence TTGGCAACCCAGGACACAGCGCGTCGCTACCTCGACCCCATTACCATCTCGCGACTCAAGAACATGGAGCTGCGCGCGCGGATGATCGTCGAAGGGTTCATGACGGGGCTCCACAAAAGCCCCTACCACGGTTTTTCGGTCGAGTTCGCCGAACACCGCCCCTACAACCCGGGCGACGAGCTGCGGCATGTCGACTGGAAGGTGTTCGCCAAAACCGACCGGCACTACCTCAAGCAGTACGAGGAAGAGACGAACCTCCGGCATTATATCGTGCTGGACACGTCCTCCTCGATGCGGTACAAACACGCCGGCAAGCTCAGCAAGCTCGAATACGGCTCCTATCTGGCCGCCGGCCTGCACTACCTGATGGTCAAGCAGCGGGATGCGACGGGGCTGATCGCGTTCGACGAACACGTGCACACGCTCCTCCGCCCGAAAGCCACGCAAGCCTATCTGCGCCAGCTCCTGGCCCGGCTCGAGCACATGAACGACGCCAGCGTGACCGAAAAACGCACGAGCGCCGCCACCGTCCTCAACGAAGTCGCCGAACGCATCTCGCGCCGGTCGCTGGTGATGCTGATCACCGACCTGTTCGAGAACGTCGCCGCGCACGACGACCTGCTCAAGGCGCTCCGCCACCTGCGCTACCGGGGCCACGAAGTCCTCGTCTTCCACGTGCTCGAAAGCGAGACCGAACGCAAATTCCGGTTTCCCGACGTCCCGATGGTCTTCAAGGACATGGAGACCGGCGAAGAGATCACCCTCCAGCCGGCGCAGCTCCGCCAGAACTACGAAGAAGCCGTCCGCCTCTTCAGCGAAACCTTCCGCAAGCAGTGCCTGGGATACAACATCGACTTTATCGAGTTGGATACGGCCGAATCATACGATACCGCCCTGATGGCCTACATCAACAAGCGGAAGAAGCTGCTGTAG
- the pyrR gene encoding bifunctional pyr operon transcriptional regulator/uracil phosphoribosyltransferase PyrR codes for MEPQDRIKAQLMDEQDLDRTLERMARQILEQFDASADRDAGVALIGLHKRGVYLARRIREKIRSIEGVDVPVGVLDATMYRDDFRLRFKQPKVRETDIPFDISRRHIVLVDDVLYTGRTARAALDALMDMGRPASVQFLVIVDRGLRELPICADIVGRQVPTIPGEEVRVRLHEIDGREGVWLVENPLARQEDRIAG; via the coding sequence ATGGAGCCGCAAGATCGTATTAAAGCGCAATTGATGGACGAACAGGATCTGGACCGGACCCTGGAACGCATGGCCCGGCAGATTCTGGAGCAATTCGACGCCTCGGCCGACCGGGATGCCGGCGTGGCCCTGATCGGTTTGCACAAGCGGGGCGTCTACCTCGCCCGCCGCATCCGCGAGAAGATCCGGAGCATCGAGGGCGTCGATGTGCCCGTAGGTGTGCTGGACGCTACGATGTACCGGGACGATTTCCGTCTGCGCTTCAAACAGCCCAAGGTGCGGGAGACCGATATTCCGTTCGATATCTCCCGCCGGCACATCGTCCTCGTCGACGACGTACTGTACACGGGCCGGACGGCTCGCGCGGCGCTGGATGCCCTGATGGACATGGGGCGGCCGGCGTCGGTGCAGTTTCTCGTGATCGTCGATCGCGGCTTGCGCGAACTGCCGATCTGCGCGGACATCGTCGGGCGGCAGGTGCCGACCATCCCCGGCGAAGAGGTTCGCGTGAGGCTCCATGAAATCGACGGGCGCGAAGGCGTCTGGCTCGTAGAGAACCCCCTAGCGCGTCAGGAAGATCGCATCGCCGGTTGA
- a CDS encoding aspartate carbamoyltransferase catalytic subunit, translating into MTAATGLETSPSLTALRHRHLLGLSTYGADEIQLILETARHFRDVLDRPIKRVPSLRGITVVNLFFESSTRTRISFELAEKRLSADTINFSASGSSVSKGESLKDTAQNIEAMKVDMAVIRHRSPGAAHFLSRCVDSVVINAGDGAHEHPTQALLDCLTISDHFPSFDGLNVAIIGDITHSRVARSNIFALKKLGAAVTLCGPSTLIPVGIEQLGVRVTHRLDEALEGCDIAMALRIQLERQGASLFPSLREYHTQFGIKMEHMTAYPDLIVMHPGPVNRGVELASEVVDHERAVILSQVTNGVAVRMAVLYLLSGAPTAED; encoded by the coding sequence ATGACCGCCGCCACTGGTCTGGAGACTTCCCCCTCGCTCACTGCCCTACGTCATCGTCATTTGCTCGGTCTCTCCACCTATGGCGCCGACGAAATCCAGCTGATCCTGGAAACCGCGCGCCATTTCCGCGACGTGCTGGATCGCCCGATCAAGCGCGTGCCGTCGCTGCGCGGCATCACCGTGGTCAACCTCTTCTTCGAATCGTCCACCCGCACGCGGATCTCGTTCGAACTGGCCGAGAAACGCCTCTCCGCGGACACCATCAACTTTTCGGCCTCCGGGTCGTCGGTCTCCAAGGGCGAGTCGCTGAAGGACACGGCGCAGAACATCGAGGCCATGAAGGTGGATATGGCGGTGATCCGCCACCGCTCGCCCGGCGCGGCGCACTTTCTGAGCCGCTGCGTCGACTCGGTCGTGATCAACGCCGGCGACGGCGCGCACGAGCACCCCACCCAGGCCCTGCTCGATTGCCTCACCATCTCGGACCACTTTCCCTCCTTCGACGGCCTGAACGTCGCCATCATCGGCGATATCACGCACAGCCGCGTCGCGCGCTCCAACATCTTCGCCCTCAAGAAGCTGGGAGCCGCCGTGACGCTCTGCGGCCCGAGCACGCTCATCCCCGTGGGCATCGAACAGCTCGGCGTCCGGGTGACGCACCGCCTCGACGAGGCCCTGGAAGGCTGCGACATCGCGATGGCGCTCCGCATCCAGCTCGAGCGGCAGGGCGCCAGCCTCTTCCCGAGCCTCCGCGAGTACCACACCCAGTTCGGGATCAAGATGGAGCACATGACGGCCTACCCGGACCTCATCGTGATGCATCCGGGCCCGGTAAATCGGGGCGTGGAGCTGGCGAGCGAGGTGGTGGATCACGAACGTGCCGTCATCCTGAGCCAGGTCACGAACGGCGTCGCCGTGCGCATGGCCGTCCTCTACCTGCTCAGCGGGGCGCCGACGGCGGAAGATTGA
- a CDS encoding ATP-binding protein, whose product MLVEMELSTETRLALSPRHESFHRIARLAARIAGVPAALVIFGEGESQHIVATSGLEPNTTLRALDLPGAGGISQTIVLYDLIQEGIPVFGESLGYRFFAAFPIPGAGAPDASRLCLLDIVPRALTTDQCKVLEDLALLASSERAKATADTLLDVTQDAIYILGREGEILFWNQRAREVYGWTRDMAIGQHAGGLLHDAEDTRFDRACVEVFANGFWRGEMRQVNQRGEVVVVQSRWTSVRESPELPGEILVVNTDITEQRSLETQLLRSQRMESLGTLAGGIAHDMNNMLGPIMMSVQLLRGRTQDEKSIQLLNTLEASAQRGADLLRQVLSFARGVEGERVPVDVRRLIHEVQSLLGEALPPTIEQRVYLEDHLWAVEGDPTQLHQVLMNLSVNARDAMPDGGMLRVRAVNIVLDEAAASHLPDARSGRFVMIAVTDTGTGMSQDVLDKIFDPFFTTKSRGTGLGLSTTLGIVKSHGGYVAIDSEPGHGSQFRVYLPACDVENETPAYAEEGASPDGAGETILVIDDEPAMRMLTQSVLEEHGYRVLLASDGKEGLERYARHRADIAAVVTDIMMPSLDGSRLMQALYDMNPEVKIVAVSGGITREQLLDRVGVIPHDFLAKPYGAADLLRLMRAVLAS is encoded by the coding sequence ATGCTGGTCGAGATGGAGCTTTCCACCGAGACGCGCCTCGCGTTGTCGCCCCGCCACGAATCGTTTCATCGTATCGCCCGTCTTGCCGCCCGCATCGCCGGCGTGCCGGCGGCGCTCGTCATTTTCGGCGAAGGCGAAAGCCAGCACATCGTGGCCACGTCCGGTCTGGAGCCCAATACCACGCTCCGGGCGCTGGATCTCCCCGGCGCCGGCGGCATCAGCCAGACCATCGTCCTCTACGACCTCATCCAGGAGGGCATCCCGGTCTTCGGCGAATCGCTGGGTTATCGTTTTTTTGCCGCGTTTCCCATCCCCGGGGCGGGCGCCCCGGACGCGAGCCGGCTCTGCCTGCTGGATATCGTGCCGCGCGCCCTCACGACCGACCAGTGCAAGGTGCTGGAGGACCTCGCGCTCCTCGCTTCGTCCGAACGCGCGAAGGCCACGGCCGACACCCTGCTCGATGTGACGCAGGACGCCATCTACATCCTGGGCCGCGAGGGCGAGATCCTGTTCTGGAACCAGCGCGCCCGCGAAGTCTACGGATGGACCCGCGACATGGCCATCGGCCAGCACGCCGGCGGCCTGCTCCACGACGCGGAAGACACCCGGTTCGACCGGGCGTGCGTGGAGGTGTTTGCCAACGGGTTCTGGCGGGGCGAAATGCGGCAGGTCAACCAGCGGGGCGAGGTGGTGGTGGTCCAGAGCCGGTGGACGTCGGTGCGCGAATCGCCCGAGCTGCCGGGTGAAATCCTCGTCGTGAACACCGACATCACGGAGCAGCGTTCGCTCGAAACGCAGCTGCTCCGTTCGCAGCGGATGGAAAGCCTCGGCACCCTCGCCGGCGGCATCGCGCACGACATGAACAATATGCTGGGGCCGATCATGATGTCGGTCCAGCTCCTGCGCGGCCGCACCCAGGACGAAAAGAGCATCCAGCTGCTCAATACGCTGGAGGCCTCCGCACAACGCGGCGCCGATCTCCTGCGCCAGGTGCTCTCGTTCGCGCGGGGCGTGGAGGGCGAACGGGTGCCGGTGGATGTCCGCCGGCTTATCCATGAAGTGCAGAGCCTGCTCGGCGAGGCACTGCCTCCGACGATCGAGCAGCGGGTGTATCTGGAAGACCACCTCTGGGCGGTCGAAGGAGACCCCACCCAGCTGCACCAGGTCCTGATGAACCTCAGCGTCAACGCCCGCGACGCCATGCCCGATGGCGGCATGCTGCGGGTGCGCGCGGTGAACATCGTGCTCGACGAAGCCGCCGCGAGCCACCTGCCCGACGCGCGGTCCGGCCGCTTCGTCATGATCGCCGTGACCGACACCGGCACCGGCATGTCGCAGGACGTGCTCGATAAAATCTTCGATCCGTTTTTTACGACCAAAAGCCGCGGCACCGGGCTCGGACTTTCGACCACGCTCGGCATCGTCAAGAGCCACGGCGGCTACGTCGCGATCGACAGCGAGCCGGGGCATGGCTCGCAGTTCCGCGTCTACCTCCCGGCGTGCGACGTCGAAAACGAAACGCCGGCGTACGCCGAGGAAGGCGCCTCGCCCGATGGCGCGGGCGAAACCATTCTCGTGATCGACGACGAGCCGGCGATGCGCATGCTCACCCAGTCGGTCCTCGAAGAACACGGCTATCGCGTGCTTCTGGCCTCGGACGGCAAGGAAGGGCTCGAACGCTACGCGCGCCACCGGGCCGACATCGCGGCCGTGGTCACCGATATCATGATGCCGAGCCTGGACGGGTCCCGCCTGATGCAGGCCCTGTACGACATGAACCCCGAGGTGAAGATCGTCGCCGTGAGCGGCGGCATCACCCGGGAGCAGCTGCTCGACCGCGTCGGCGTCATCCCCCACGACTTTCTGGCGAAGCCCTACGGCGCCGCCGACCTCCTGCGTCTCATGCGCGCCGTACTGGCCAGCTGA